The Bombus vancouverensis nearcticus chromosome 9, iyBomVanc1_principal, whole genome shotgun sequence genome includes a window with the following:
- the LOC117158897 gene encoding circadian clock-controlled protein daywake: protein MYALLVRLCLTATLFSAVLAVLPSYIKPCKKSDPDINKCITRSIDQLRDKLSVGIPELGAPAIEPLNLKQIHLSRGPVGARLDVNLTDLRVFGPSSFNIRDLKADVENVVFTFKVNFDKLSFQGKYQIDARLLLLKLTGQGDITGSFTNYDSDVVLRARKVHRDNDVYLNFEKMKMKIKIGKAHLNLSNLFGGDTVLAATTHELLNNNNALFLDEITPVLETSLATLFTDVTNKITKTFTYKELFPDD, encoded by the exons CTTAACAGCGACTCTGTTCTCCGCAGTCCTTGCTGTTTTGC CGTCTTACATAAAGCCGTGCAAGAAGAGCGATCCAGATATCAACAAATGCATCACCAGGTCCATCGATCAGCTTCGTGATAAATTATCAGTTGGGATACCAGAACTCGGTGCACCAGCCATCGAACCCCTAAACCTCAAACAAATTCATCTGTCTCGAGGACCAGTCGGAGCGAGGCTCGACGTCAATCTCACGGATTTGCGG GTGTTTGGTCCATCTTCGTTCAATATCCGGGACCTTAAAGCTGACGTAGAGAACGTAGTCTTCACCTTCAAGGTGAATTTCGATAAGTTGAGCTTTCAAGGGAAGTACCAGATCGACGCAAGGCTGCTTTTGCTGAAATTGACAGGGCAGGGTGATATCACTGGATCTTTCa CCAATTACGATTCGGACGTCGTCCTACGAGCACGCAAAGTGCACAGAGATAACGACGTCTATCTTAATTTTGagaagatgaagatgaagatcaaaATCGGCAAGGCACATTTAAATCTCAGTAATTTGTTTGGCGGCGATACTGTTCTTG CCGCTACCACCCACGAGTTGTTAAACAACAACAACGCTCTATTTCTGGACGAAATCACACCGGTGCTGGAAACATCGCTGGCAACACTTTTCACGGACGTGACCAATAAAATCACAAAGACTTTCACCTACAAAGAACTATTTCCGGACGATTAA
- the LOC117158898 gene encoding circadian clock-controlled protein daywake, translating into MTLLIGLFLIASWTGAAFSELPPGVQSCPRALDLPQYDRCVVQQLNAITPYLAKGIPSLKLPALDPLFLPSLTVDRNLDSLKIKANMSQIRVYGATNFVISDLKANPNDLSVRLKVQLPHVHVNGDYDVQGRLLLLPLNGAGSFKGNFTSTEAQVTAQGKEVTDKNGIQRIEIDKLVTKIRVGDGNIRLKAPPSHTVAADAAATFFNSNPRLVLDIASPIIEDTAATVSRALAARALGALTKEELLP; encoded by the exons ATGACGTTGTTGATCGGATTGTTCCTGATTGCCAGCTGGACCGGAGCTGCCTTTTCCGAACTAC CACCTGGTGTGCAGTCTTGTCCACGAGCGCTCGACCTGCCGCAATACGACAGATGCGTGGTGCAGCAATTGAACGCTATAACGCCGTACCTGGCCAAGGGAATCCCGTCTTTGAAGTTGCCAGCCTTAGATCCTCTATTCCTACCATCGTTAACGGTGGATAGAAACCTGGATTCGCTGAAGATCAAGGCGAACATGAGCCAGATTCGCGTGTACGGCGCAACGAATTTCGTTATTAGCGATTTGAAGGCCAATCCGAATGATCTGTCGGTTCGTCTCAAAGTTCAGCTGCCCCATGTCCATGTGAACGGAGATTACGATGTACAAGGAAGATTGCTGTTACTTCCATTGAATGGAGCTGGTAGTTTCAAAGGAAACTTCA CTAGCACGGAAGCGCAAGTAACCGCTCAAGGCAAAGAAGTCACCGATAAGAACGGAATACAAAGGATCGAGATCGATAAGCTGGTGACAAAGATTCGCGTAGGAGACGGAAACATCAGACTAAAAGCACCCCCTAGTCACACTGTAGCTG CTGACGCAGCGGCCACCTTTTTCAACTCGAATCCACGCTTAGTCCTGGATATCGCCAGCCCGATTATCGAGGACACAGCCGCGACTGTTAGCAGAGCATTGGCCGCCAGAGCATTAGGGGCTCTCACAAAAGAGGAATTACTTCCCTAG